TTATGGAATTATAGAAGTACAAAATATCACAGACAATATGAATACAAAGCATATTAGATTGAACATGTAAAGATCAGTCAAAAATAGATCTTTTTTATAATAATTGCGGCTTTGATCTAAACCCAGCcttctttaaaaatgtatcatttgacAGATAAAAGCAGAACTTAAATGTCTTCGCTGGTGCAATGTTGCTTGCAAGCTGAGTCTCAAGGGTTTAGATCCTGTTCGTGACGCCAAGTTTCTGCTCAGAGGCAGCATGACTGTGCAGTGCCGACATCAGGTTCTGGCACCTGACAGGATTTTCTTCCTCCACACTTAGACACCTCTCCTGATTGCATAACAATATGGAGTCTGTGACCACTCCATCAAGAGTGCTGGGGCATAAACAATAACAGCATGGCGCATGAATGCCTCCCAATCTCAGCGAAAGCCACACAGTCAACTGCATGCCTGCATTTATAACACACTCTAATCCTTAGTTTGAAGAAATATTCATTGAAAAAAATTAGCTAAAAAAAATTgtctgcacaaaaaaaaataataataaataataataataattacagtgacagacatatttttacatatctgATGATACTGTTTTCCTTATTTAACTCTTCCAATGTGATTAGAATGTTTCAGGCTATCAGTCATGCTAATCATAATTCCAATATCCTAGTGAATTTCACACAGGGTTATGGAAATAAAGTATGCAAATAGGAGAAGCTATGTGCACATTTATCATGCCTTAATTTAAATGAGACAATGCTGTCTCAAGGCCTGCGCTATTCTCATCTCTAGAGCACAATGCCAATAATTACGTTCTGCCCTGCTGATTGAtcaggacacaaaaggagattgtaTTGCCATCAATTACCCTGAACTGATTTAAGCTTGCAGCTTGGGTCATATATTAGgttgcttgcttttttttttttttgaggattaTACGCCACTAAATACCACTGACATTTGCGGAGGCTCATTTCCCTATACTTTTATGCATATTTTAGGGATTataattaagtaattaaataaacgCATGCCACTGAAAGCACACATTGCTCACATAAAACTGCCCTCATGAACATGAgactgccacaaaaaaaaaattatttctaatgTCCCTAGAGTTCAAAGCAAGGTTTTCAGACCTGATCTAAAGACCTGAGTGGGCTGGCAGACCACAAGAATGATGGAGCTTCTAATCCCATTTACTCAAACGGGATGGCTTCTTTTCATGGCTCTTATCTCACCCTCTAATGGCTCAGGGCTGTtagaaaaacatacaaacactttAACTGGCTGATCATCCAATACATGAAGTAGCATTCAGAGCATTGTATGTATTCATAACTGTCATAACAAGAAGATGAATCATATAGATACTGTATACCTTGTGTGTCACTATGACATATGATTTCATATATGAGTTTGAGCGGTGTCTAATTAAATACAGATATGCTAACTGATGGTCTCTGGGCTGATTAGACAGTCTTCCTTCGGTGGAATGATATTTCCAGCAAACTCTAGAACAAGAGCAAGAATAGAGCAACACTGCCATCAGGTGTTAAAGGATAAAAATAGTGTCAAGGAGAAATCGAGCAATAAACAGATATTTCAAACTGAACCTAAATGTAATAAGGTCTCAGGTAAATGAGTGTTGTATATGCTTAAACTCAGAGGTTTGTATTTTTGGAAAACCCACCCTTTGCTTAGCTTATCTGAAAGACTGCAGCACTATTTTGATATTTAGTACTGGGACAAATTAGCAACTTGCAACAcaaaatcacagattttttttttcttgtcttttaaGAGCCTTACTTTTAAAGCTAAAGTGAATAGTAGCATGTAGCttcttttaaagatttctttATGTTACCAtgagtcagaaaaaaaaaataaattgtaagcTTGTATATAAACATGTAACACTTCAATATGAATGTAGATTATTCTGTCAAGatgtttttaacaataaatcaGACTCAATCTAGGCATTGCAGAATCTGTCCTCATTCGGGATGTAATCTGGACAGATTTGGGCAGAGTCATGATTTATTTGTCCCTTGATTTGCATTACAGCATACATCAGCTACAGCTACAGGCAGGCAAGTGAGGCATTTTCTGCCAGTCAGTCACATGAAATATAATCAAAATgtcaattttatttcaaaatttaaAGCTGTATTGATGAGCAACAACTGTGTTAGAAACAAAAAGGCACACAGACATGAAGAGCACACATcacatattaacaaaaataaaagctGATATCTCCACCTTTAGCCAAAACAGATTTGAAAATACAGAACAAATTGGTTACATCACATTATGGTGTTTTACAGAACTGTCTTTTCTCATCATTACCGTATTATAAAATACAAAAGCACAATGATCCAAACACTTTCCTCATGCACTATTGACTACACTATAGCCAATAGCACTTCACTGTACAGTGTAACTCACAACCAATGCATCAGCCCCTTTGGTTAATATGATCACTGTTATTTATTTGAAAGCAACATTGCAAATATTGTTTGTTGAATGAATTTTCATAAGGCTGCTTGGTTTCTTTATTTGCGCTTTTGCACAATTTGTTAAGAATAAAGGTTTGCTTTCTTTACACTGAAGTAACTTGGAGGGAATGACTATGTAAATACACCAAAGTATTAACATCAAGtccttaaataaatgtaaacatatacatcTTTTGAGGTCAGAATATTGACCCGCTTCACCTAAAAAAACATTACTGGAGCATTGTTCGGATATTTTTTGGAGTGGACTCATCGTTCAGGTGTTTTGTGGTGAACCTGGTggtaagaaaaaaagacaaaaaataatgtaatgatcATTGTGAAGCTTATAACAAAGAAAAGGGAGGGAAACTTACTTGAGGGCATTGAGGAGACCTTCAACATTATCTGCAGGCTGATCTTTCAAGACTTTAATGCACCCTTTCATCTAAAGAAAAATTGTAAACTGTCATTTTTAATCCGATAAaataaggaaaaaatattttggttGATTGAGGAAATATGTGGATGTAGTCTTACATCGATTTTTGAGGATTTGTTGAAAGCACCGTTTGGATGCACATGGTCGTAAAGGATAATAACCCCCACCATTACCCTCATACAAAAGAGGAGAGTCTCATCACTGTTGAAACGGCTTGTGTATTCTCTGTTAGCAGAGCAAAAAGACTGAGCTTACTGGCACAATGACATACTTCTTAACAGAATTCCTTCACCTTTTGAACAATTCATTTTCATCACTTTCGCAGTCATTTATGATTTCTTGACAAtgattatcattatgataatgaTTAGAGTTCTAATGTCCCAAGATAAAAAAGTCCAGAGATTTGAAATCTCAGCTTTCTAAACCCCCATGTGCCACCTTGAGAAAGACTGTCTCATAAGAAATAGTTAATATCAAGCAACATTTGCTGGGCAATAAGCCACACAAGTAGTTTCCTTCAAATAGACAGACTGATGTTACACATTGGCTTGAGAGCAAGTTCTTATGGTACACAAGAGCAACATCTAGCTGCTGaaattttgaactgaaattgagCATTTCAGAATCAAACTAGAAAAAGAAATTTCATCATAGAAACTTCATTGACTTaaagattttaagattttatcaaTTTCCGTGACATTTCCAGTCtggaaaaactatttaaaaattccCTGGTATTTCCAGGACCAGGACTGTAGAAACCCAAACAGTCTTACTGTAAGTTAACCCACCAATAATACAAAGACAGAGAACTAAACTGTCCACACTGAAGTTCTTCTCAATTTCCAATCCTTAATTACATGATTATGGCATGTTTATGTTTAAAAGAGCAGACATATTAAAAGGGAAATGAGGAGGGGATCGACTGGGTACTCACGGCGTCTCCAGCATGACCTTGCATACACTTGCCATGGTGCTCAGGCAGTCTGTGGTGTTCTCAAGAGGTAATGTCTTATTCTGCACAATGAGGGGGTATATTTATCAATATatgaaacaattttgtattttcttttctgcAACTTAACATAACCGTTGATCCTTTCAAATCAATCAGCCTTGTATTCTACAGAATGTGATGAGAGCTAAACACCACCTACCTCTGTAACAAAGTTTGTTGTCGCTGTGCTCAGAGTCTTCAGCATGGGTGTGGCCTCCGCATAGAATAGAGACATTCTGTTTGCCATTTCATTATTGACCTCATTTTCAATATCCAACttgaaagagaagaaaaaaatcaaacaagcaaaaaaaaaaaaaacatgaatgtgtGGACAATATCCTGTGTACTGTACCATGACATGTCAGGTCACTGCACTTACATTCATGTTGTTTAATCTATTTCGACTTATTGTTCTTCTGTAGTAGCTGAAGTCATTCTGGATTGCCGGAATTCTCATCTAAAAAAGATGACACAATATGGTGAGCTATGCTTTTCTTTCTTGGATTCCCCTAAAATGACTAGTGAACACAGCAAAGAACAAGAAACAGAATCAGCTGGCACCTTCAGCTCATCAAAGCGGAGGGTGAAATGCAGGATTTCTGCAAACTGTTTAGCGAGGGCCTGCTCCCTCTCCAGGTGCTGAGTGGGAGTGTACGGTGGACATGTCAGTGACTCCAAGAGGCTCTTCAGCGCTTCCTCTACATGGATGAGAGGAGAAATCAGattagatacagtgcatccggaaagtattcacagcgcttcactttttccacattttgttatgttacagccttattccaaaatggataaaattcattattttcctcagaattctacaaacagtacccataatgacaacgtgaaagaagtttgtttgaaatctttgcaaatttattaaaaataaataaataaataaataaatcacatgtacataagtattcacagcctttgctcaatactttgttgaagcacctttggcaccaattacagcctcaagtctttttgagtatgatgctacaagcttggcacacctatttttgggcagtttctcccattcttctttgcaggacctctcaagctccatcaggttggatggggagcgtcggtgcacagccattttcagatctctccagagatgttcaatcgggttcatgtctctgtacattgctgcattcatctttccctcgatcctgactagactcccagtccctgccactgaaaaacatccccacagcatgatgctgccaccaccatgcttcactgtagggatggtattggccaggtgatgggcggtacctggtttcctccaggcatgacgcttgccattcaggccaaagagtccaatctttgtttctcatggtctgagagtccttcaggtgccttttggcaaactccaggtgggctgccatgtgccttttactgaggagtggcttccgtctggccactctaccatacaggcctgattggtggagtgctgcagagatggttgttcttctggaaggttctcctctctccacagagaaacgctggagctctgtcagggtgaccatcgggttcttggtcacctccctgactaaggcccttctcccccaattgctcagtttggccaggcggccagctctaggaagagtcctggtggttccaaacttcttccatttacggatgatggaggccactgtgctcattgggaccttcaatgctgcagaaatgtttctgtacccttccccagatctgtgcctcgatacaatcctgtctcggaggtctacagacaattccttggacttcatggcttggtttgtgctctgacatgcactgttaactgtgggaccttatatagacaggtgtgtgcctttccaaatcatgtccaatcaactgaatttaccacaggtggactccaatcaagttgtagaaacatctcaaggatgatcagtggaaacaggatgcacctgagctcaattttgagtgtcatggcaaaggctgtgaatacttatgaacatgtgattttttttcgttttttatttttaataaatttgcaaagatttcaaacaaacttctttcatgttgtcattacggggtattgtttgtagaattttgaggaaaataatgaatttaatccattttggaataaggctgtaacataacaaaatgtggaaaaagtgaagcgctgtgaatactttccggatgcactgtatagagCTCGCATTACAATTTTACAGCCCAATGACAAAAtacatgggtgtttcttcaatttcGGGCACTTTTATCCCTGAGAATTTCTAGGAAGTTAAATcctgttaaaacataatttaacactctcactagtttatttcatttatatacagtttaagtcaccttagccaaaaacatttaaacttagtttttttacaattcctgacatttaatcgtagaaaacattccctgtcttaggtcagttaggatcactactttttttaagaatgtgaaatgtcagaataatagtagagataatgatttatttcagcttttatttctttcatcacattcccagtgggtcagaagtttacatacactgttgtatttggtagcattgcctttaaattgtttaacttggttcagACCCaagttttgggtagtcttccacaagcttctcacaataagttgctggaattttggcccattcctccagacagaactggtgtaactaagtcaggtttgtaggcctccttgctcacacaggctttttcagttctgcccacaaattttctatcggattgaggtcagggctttgtgatggccactccaataccttgactttgttttccttaagccattttgccacaactttgtaggtatgcttggggtcattgtccatttgatagacccatttgcgaccgagctttaactttctggctgatgtcttgagatgttgctttgatatatccacataattttccttcctcatgatgccatctattttgtgaagtgcaccagtccctccagcagcaaagcacccccacaacatgatgctgccacccccatgcttcacggttgggatggtgttcttcagcttgcaagcctcaccctttttcctccaaacataacgatggtcattagaccagaggatatttctccaaaaagtaagatctttgtccccatgtgcacttgcaaactgcagtctggcttttttatggcagttttggagcagtggcttcttccttgctgagcagtatttcaagttatgtcgatataggactcgctttactgtggctatagatacttgtttacctgtttcctccagcatcttcacaaggtcctttgctgttgttctgggattgatttgcacttttcgcaccaaactatgttcatctctaggagacagaatgtgtctccttcctaagcagtatgatggctgcgtggtcccatggtgtttatactcgcatactattgtttgtacagatagatatggtaacttcaggcatttggaaattgctcgtAAAGATGAACCAGACGTGTGGAGGTCCacaactgtttgtttttttgtttttgtttttttgaggtcttggctgatttcttttgattttcccatgatgtcatcatggcaaagaggcagtgagtttgaaggtaggccttaaaatgcatccacaggtacacctcctatcagatgctaactggaattttccaagctgcttaaaggcacagttaacttggtgtatgtaaacttctgacccactggaattgtgatatagtcaattaaatgtgaaacaatctgtctgtaaacaattttctgaaaaattactcatgtcatgcacaaagtagatgtcctaaacgacttgccaaaactatagtttgctaatattaaatctgtggagtggttaaaaaaattagttttaatgacttcaacctaagtgtatgtaaacttctgacttcaactgtactaacaatgtccaacagtgtatgtacatgaatTACAGGAAAtcatcatttttgtcatttttttcttaaagtccTGGATATttccacatctcaaattctgtattgtgtctaatagaattctgtggtggaaatgactgtgataattaatttgttttatgtttttaagatatAATGGAATCTGTCTGACTCTTTGTATTGCTAGGGCTAATTTCATAGATAAAATTGTATGTATCCAAAAGacacaattatataatattttcacacttggattatttggcaaaattacagcttgatcgGAAACAatgcaataaagaaaacaaaatttgcACACAAATGGTATTTACCTTGATTtacctttgttttcttcaaacatcacttatcACATATTTCATCTCAcgtatgctcttcactgacacttaaGTCAACTTGGTTAAATAAGTGCACTAACTTTTGAAATAAATTTATTAGGAGCTAAATTGTTTGGAGTCATATAAATGACtcataatatttgaaaaattgatagaaataattttcacacattaacatgttgaaatggtttgtttattttactctttgtttaaattatcatagttttaaacatgtaaaataaatatatttttgtaatggattttcatagtttaatattgaaagtctaggTCTGGGACAagacctaaaacaataaaatctatacattaaaggcatttgaaaagaaccaaaaaaaaaaacaaaaaaaaaagatttcatccTAGTAAAAAGTTTACAATAAGTAAAATTATGAAAtctgatttaataaaaatcaacccctgggacattaaATTGCCCAAAGTTGAAACAACACCCCATTTGTATGGATGTAATTATGTCAGTTTACCTAGTTTCAATGAAAAGGCATAGAACTTCTTTAGGCGGATAACAAGGGGACACACGGAGTTCCATGCTCTCTCCTGAAGGAGCATGTCATTAGGATTCTGTATTGCCTAAAATGAAAAGCAAGTCATTCAATTTAATTTGCATTGAGAATGCTTTTAAAATGAGTTGACTGACCTacaaagcaaaaacaataatatttttctttttttttttctatttcttgtaATATATTTGCAGGTGTCAGACATACATCTCGTATTTCCTGACCCGCCCCCTTGTAGGCCTGTAAGCCAGACAGGATGCTCTCCGACTCCTGGAGTACAGCGTTCACCTGGTTCCACACGTCTCTCTCACAGTCTGTTGGCTGCGCATCTAAAACAAATCAACTTCATTACACAATAACAAACActagttatctaatgcaatgaatttCATTGCTTTACACCGTGTCCTAAACAAGCGCAACACAATTTCCAGCAACAAGATTTCAAGCCAATTACAACATAACTGATGTTAAGTATACAGTTATCTGGAGCGCgattttgaaaaaattatatttcactgTAGGTTGGGCCACCAAGCACCTCACAGCACAAACAGAAACAGTGAAAAATTTCATTTGTCCTGTCATTTGTCACTTAGAATGGTCATGGCTAGTTAGGACAAAAACATAGATTTGCATAAAGAGATTTATCGCTTGTCACTTtgtcacgtctggttaggacaggTGTTaggtaataaaatatcaaacaaaatggcatctgcaaacaaaggatgctagaccttttctcagaccTAACTGTACTTTTCTTACGTTtccattttagcttttatttataatcaaattgtttcaaaatcattttatttaaagcATGAATTCAGTTCCCCACAGGGTGCCCTCgctgagtaaccacaggtgtagttcatcacattaatggACATATTCTACTTGCAGCCGGTTTGGCAACCGGAACATGTCCcaatatttttgcatttaattttaaacagtgcatgtattattttataatttaaaacctctTTTTGTGAAatcttttgcttgaaaagtgtgcttatacgatatttaaaataaatgccatttggtttgatataaTGTTATCTATAGGCAATGACATTGATACAAGTggccaaatatttttgtgtgtacttcatacagcacacacatacatgcgaacacacgcacacgcacgcgcacacacacacacgtatatcataaatgcatatactgtaaatatgcatCCTGCAATAAAATCTAACTAATCATAATTTTTGTTTGGTTTAAAGCAGAGATTCCCCAATATTTCCAAATTTCATGGAGATGCTTATACCAAAAATTTATTTCTAGCTTATTTGTGGGTTATGGCTCCtgaaattcattaaaaaacacAACATTAAGGAAATGTTGAACATTTTGGGTGAAGCTCTCTTTAAAGTCTACggatagaaaaataaatcatatttacagtgcaatgtaatataatataattgggTTTGAACAGGGTCACAGagggtttaaagctgaagtgtgtaatttcttttcACCACAACCACCatcaaacggaactgcaaaatgaacattgttttcaaacagctttcccgaaTACTCCCACATCTGCCATTGATtgagcaaacagatagtcctgctccaaactcacgctattggtTGTGTCACTGTTTTTGTGTCTGGCTGGACGGGCCGCTAAAACAAACAGAGCCATTTTTAAAAAGTCACATagacacagtgcttacagttaTAGAGGAAATAACCACAATAAgtggcttacttaaagttgtcactgcacattaaactggatgggagaaagtatttcaacatcacaaacttcagctttaaatttttACTGGGTAAGTATACAGAGGTATAAAGGTTTGACAGGTCTAAGATTTTAGAAAGAGACAAGTAAAGACCAGAGAAGACAGAATGTCATGCCAATTTCAGGAAAATGTCACAGAACAAGCAGGAGCACAGCTGAAAAGAGCAAGCAGATCATTTCTCAGAGAATGTAATACAGAGTGAGTGCTGCTACACAGACCAACACAGCTGCATTGAAGTTGTTGTTAGTTACAAATACTGATGATTGGTTTTCATGCACATAGGTTTGCCAGCAACAAATCAGAATTTCAAAGAACCATTTTTGCATATGCAATCTTAATGGAGTAACTAGACTGAGTGAAAGACTGGACGTTCAGAAAATGAGAGGATATGCAAACTACTTTCACTATCAACCTCATTTGCACAAAACATTTGCAATGCAAAAGGATTGTGAAGCTCTGTTTTGCTGTTTTCAAGGACGATTCAGACAATGCTACTTGCAAAA
The nucleotide sequence above comes from Myxocyprinus asiaticus isolate MX2 ecotype Aquarium Trade chromosome 25, UBuf_Myxa_2, whole genome shotgun sequence. Encoded proteins:
- the LOC127416172 gene encoding CYFIP-related Rac1 interactor A isoform X1; its protein translation is MGNLLKVLTCTEFDQGPNFFLDFENAQPTDCERDVWNQVNAVLQESESILSGLQAYKGAGQEIRDAIQNPNDMLLQERAWNSVCPLVIRLKKFYAFSLKLEEALKSLLESLTCPPYTPTQHLEREQALAKQFAEILHFTLRFDELKMRIPAIQNDFSYYRRTISRNRLNNMNLDIENEVNNEMANRMSLFYAEATPMLKTLSTATTNFVTENKTLPLENTTDCLSTMASVCKVMLETPEYTSRFNSDETLLFCMRVMVGVIILYDHVHPNGAFNKSSKIDMKGCIKVLKDQPADNVEGLLNALKFTTKHLNDESTPKNIRTMLQ
- the LOC127416172 gene encoding CYFIP-related Rac1 interactor A isoform X3, whose product is MLLQERAWNSVCPLVIRLKKFYAFSLKLEEALKSLLESLTCPPYTPTQHLEREQALAKQFAEILHFTLRFDELKMRIPAIQNDFSYYRRTISRNRLNNMNLDIENEVNNEMANRMSLFYAEATPMLKTLSTATTNFVTENKTLPLENTTDCLSTMASVCKVMLETPEYTSRFNSDETLLFCMRVMVGVIILYDHVHPNGAFNKSSKIDMKGCIKVLKDQPADNVEGLLNALKFTTKHLNDESTPKNIRTMLQ
- the LOC127416172 gene encoding CYFIP-related Rac1 interactor A isoform X2, which translates into the protein MGNLLKVLTREIENYPHFFLDFENAQPTDCERDVWNQVNAVLQESESILSGLQAYKGAGQEIRDAIQNPNDMLLQERAWNSVCPLVIRLKKFYAFSLKLEEALKSLLESLTCPPYTPTQHLEREQALAKQFAEILHFTLRFDELKMRIPAIQNDFSYYRRTISRNRLNNMNLDIENEVNNEMANRMSLFYAEATPMLKTLSTATTNFVTENKTLPLENTTDCLSTMASVCKVMLETPEYTSRFNSDETLLFCMRVMVGVIILYDHVHPNGAFNKSSKIDMKGCIKVLKDQPADNVEGLLNALKFTTKHLNDESTPKNIRTMLQ